A single region of the Vanacampus margaritifer isolate UIUO_Vmar chromosome 13, RoL_Vmar_1.0, whole genome shotgun sequence genome encodes:
- the abl2 gene encoding tyrosine-protein kinase ABL2 isoform X2, giving the protein MGQQVGRVGEGTSTGLQPPQPHASQVHQGKGNRGSVAGRRPREPGSNTGTPPGRTAAINVPDPSINIFTKHSALHRPFGLDSAALTEAVRWSSKENLLGAAESDPNLFVALYDFVASGDNTLSITKGEKLRVLGYNQNGEWSEVRSKNGQGWVPSNYITPVNSLEKHSWYHGPVSRSAAEYLLSSLINGSFLVRESESSPGQLSISLRYEGRVYHYRINTSSDGKVYVTSESRFATLAELVHHHSTVADGLVTTLHYPAPKCNKPTVYGVSPIHDKWEMERTDITMKHKLGGGQYGEVYVGMWKKYNLTVAVKTLKEDTMEVEEFLKEAAVMKEVKHPNLVQLLGVCTLEPPFYIVTEYMPHGNLLDYLRDCDKEEVNAVVLLYMATQISSAMEYLEKKNFIHRDLAARNCLVGENHVVKVADFGLSRLMTGDTYTAHAGAKFPIKWTAPESLAYNTFSIKSDVWAFGVLLWEIATYGMSPYPGIDLSQVYDLLEKGYRMEQPEGCPPKVYELMRACWQWSPFDRPSFAEIHQAFETMFHDSSISEEVAEELCKTASSGHGGPLHSFDTPLLPSKSRTILKHTENKENIEGGLDGRPDHGTHGPSGWTSLLGGDGRAGSSPALPRKQQPRDKSPGSLLEDALDTGAFTRDRKTSFFSSFIKKKSSSSSSASSSPSSQHQQNLPTPPKRSSSFREMETQPHKKYEPTADFSPPPPLPQSDSLGGFSASPSHSHGEPAQIQSRCCGATFGQKPSGGGLVSQVTSGTSWGGLAGFFTPRLIKKTLGLRTGKAVCSGDGGNMVGGPKPLPRSNSTSSMSAGLPDLERIALTLPRNRSAKTPLERTASTTSQPENGASRPPETLLRRMDEGTAQIRERPKAKLLPRSTATGGRVPGVGGEAGESDSGSRVREGREDGGAGLERQQSWSSPSKTSSSAASSCAAGAQTHNHKVPVLISPTLKNNPGDVHLVGLDSQGNRFKLLSEHQADRDRPRLVKPKCAPPPPPTLRGMQHSYSGEGEEQVGGAPVEVNGETLKGHKSGRSSGGVTTSRPSVPPPQVPPASSATPTKMANGAPSTAPSSSHSTAGSKVALRRTRQPSEKVPPERVSREALLECAECLSSVLHTSCESPSGSQVLDAGHQLLDYCSGYVDCIPQMRNKFAFREAVGKLELSLQELRASSSGGGGLSCAGSHSVLDNLHSCIKEISDVVQR; this is encoded by the exons CTCTCCACAGGCCATTTGGACTGGACTCTGCGGCCCTGACAGAAGCGGTACGCTGGAGCTCCAAGGAGAACCTATTGGGGGCGGCCGAGAGCGACCCCAACCTGTTTGTTGCACTTTATGACTTTGTGGCCAGTGGGGACAACACGCTCAGCATCACTAAAG GGGAGAAGCTACGTGTGCTGGGTTACAACCAAAATGGAGAGTGGAGCGAAGTTCGCTCCAAGAACGGCCAGGGTTGGGTCCCTTCCAACTACATCACACCTGTCAACAGCCTGGAGAAGCACAGCTGGTACCACGGGCCGGTGTCACGCAGCGCCGCCGAGTACCTGCTCTCATCCCTCATCAACGGCAGTTTTCTTGTCCGAGAAAGCGAGAGCAGTCCGGGACAGCTGTCCATTTCTCTCCGCTATGAGGGGAGAGTCTACCACTACCGGATCAACACGTCCTCGGATGGAAAG GTGTATGTGACATCCGAAAGCCGCTTCGCCACCCTAGCTGAGCTGGTCCACCACCACTCCACTGTAGCCGATGGCCTGGTCACCACACTGCACTATCCGGCACCCAAGTGCAACAAGCCCACCGTGTACGGCGTGTCGCCCATCCATGACAAGTGGGAAATGGAGCGCACCGACATCACCATGAAGCACAAACTGGGAGGGGGCCAGTATGGCGAAGTGTATGTGGGAATGTGGAAGAAGTACAACCTCACAGTGGCTGTCAAAACACTCAAG GAGGACACCATGGAAGTTGAGGAGTTTTTGAAAGAGGCTGCTGTCATGAAGGAGGTTAAACATCCAAACCTAGTTCAGCTTCTGG GCGTGTGCACCTTGGAGCCTCCGTTTTACATTGTGACAGAGTACATGCCACACGGCAACCTTCTGGACTACTTGAGAGACTGCGACAAGGAGGAAGTGAATGCTGTGGTTCTGCTCTACATGGCCACACAGATCTCCTCGGCTATGGAATACTTGGAGAAAAAGAACTTCATCCACAG GGATCTCGCGGCGAGGAACTGCCTGGTCGGAGAGAATCACGTGGTGAAGGTGGCAGACTTCGGTCTGAGCAGGCTGATGACCGGCGACACTTACACTGCACACGCTGGGGCCAAGTTCCCAATCAAGTGGACTGCGCCGGAGAGCCTCGCATACAACACCTTCTCCATCAAGTCAGATGTATGGG CGTTTGGGGTCCTGCTATGGGAAATTGCCACCTATGGCATGTCTCCATACCCAGGCATTGATCTGTCTCAGGTTTATGATCTCCTAGAGAAGGGATACCGCATGGAACAACCTGAGGGATGCCCGCCAAAGGTCTATGAACTCATGAGGGCAT GCTGGCAGTGGAGTCCATTTGACCGGCCATCATTCGCAGAGATCCACCAAGCCTTTGAAACAATGTTCCATGACTCCAGCATCTCAGAAG AGGTGGCGGAGGAACTCTGTAAGACGGCATCCTCCGGTCACGGCGGTCCCCTGCACTCTTTCGACACGCCCCTGTTGCCCTCCAAATCCCGCACAATCCTCAAGCACACGGAAAACAAGGAAAACATCGAGGGTGGGCTCGACGGGCGGCCAGACCACGGCACGCACGGCCCCTCAG GCTGGACTTCTTTATTAGGAGGTGATGGACGTGCAGGAAGCTCCCCAGCACTGCCCAGAAAACAGCAGCCCCGTGATAAATCTCCCGGCAGCCTTCTCGAGGACGCACTGGACACGGGCGCATTCACACGAGATCGCAAGACGAGCTTCTTCAGCTCCTTCATCAAGAAGAAgtcgtcgtcatcgtcttcCGCCTCCTCCTCGCCGTCCTCCCAACACCAACAGAACCTCCCGACGCCTCCCAAGAGGAGCAGCTCCTTTCGGGAGATGGAAACGCAGCCGCACAAAAAATACGAGCCCACTGCTGATTTCAGCCCCCCACCTCCGCTACCGCAGTCTGACAGTTTAGGGGGCTTCTCTGCGTCCCCCTCACATTCCCACGGCGAGCCCGCCCAGATTCAGTCACGCTGCTGCGGGGCAACATTTGGACAGAAGCCTTCTGGCGGGGGACTTGTTTCACAGGTAACAAGCGGCACCAGCTGGGGAGGACTCGCCGGATTTTTTACCCCCAGACTTATCAAAAAGACCCTCGGGCTGCGGACAGGAAAGGCAGTCTGCTCAGGGGATGGTGGAAACATGGTTGGGGGGCCTAAACCTTTACCGAGGTCCAATTCTACCTCCTCAATGTCAGCCGGGTTGCCAGACTTGGAGCGTATTGCTTTGACTTTACCCAGGAACCGCAGCGCTAAAACCCCTTTGGAGAGAACAGCTTCAACCACCTCCCAGCCAGAAAACGGGGCTTCACGTCCCCCCGAAACTTTGCTCAGGAGGATGGATGAGGGGACTGCACAGATCAGGGAAAGGCCCAAAGCCAAGCTGCTACCCCGGAGCACTGCCACAGGAGGGAGGGTGCCCGGGGTCGGAGGGGAAGCAGGTGAATCGGACAGTGGGTCCCGGGTGAGGGAGGGTAGAGAGGACGGCGGCGCAGGACTGGAAAGACAGCAGAGCTGGTCGTCCCCCTCTAAGACTTCTAGTTCAGCGGCGTCTTCGTGCGCGGCGGGTGCGCAAACTCACAACCACAAAGTTCCCGTTCTCATCTCCCCCACGTTGAAGAACAACCCGGGCGACGTGCACCTCGTCGGGCTGGACTCTCAGGGGAACCGCTTCAAACTGCTGTCCGAGCACCAAGCCGACCGGGATAGGCCGCGGCTGGTCAAACCCAAGTGCGCGCCACCCCCTCCGCCGACCTTACGCGGCATGCAACACTCCTACAGCGGCGAGGGAGAAGAGCAGGTAGGAGGCGCACCGGTCGAAGTCAACGGAGAGACATTAAAAGGCCACAAGTCGGGGCGGTCGTCAGGAGGAGTGACCACGAGCAGACCGTCGGTGCCACCACCACAAGTGCCTCCCGCTTCCTCCGCAACTCCCACTAAAATGGCCAACGGGGCACCAAGCACCGCCCCTTcctcctcacactccacagcTGGCTCCAAAGTGGCACTGCGGCGAACCCGACAGCCATCGGAGAAGGTCCCGCCCGAGCGGGTCAGCCGCGAGGCTCTGCTAGAGTGCGCCGAGTGCCTGAGCAGCGTCCTCCACACCAGTTGCGAAAGCCCCTCCGGCAGCCAAGTGCTGGACGCCGGACACCAGCTGCTGGACTACTGCTCAGGTTACGTGGACTGCATCCCCCAGATGAGGAACAAGTTTGCCTTCCGCGAGGCGGTGGGGAAGCTGGAGCTGAGTCTCCAGGAGCTGAGGGCTTCGTCTTCAGGTGGCGGAGGGCTGAGCTGCGCGGGCTCCCACAGCGTACTAGACAACCTGCACAGCTGCATTAAAGAGATTAGCGATGTCGTCCAGAGGTAG